Proteins found in one Bactrocera oleae isolate idBacOlea1 chromosome X, idBacOlea1, whole genome shotgun sequence genomic segment:
- the LOC106623542 gene encoding uncharacterized protein, translating to MGNVGSTHHLNLEDVNSEIHSYYKQQRQRQQSHNPRCNNFNSNSIAMHGTRSLPHVINNGRVDAVERDIAESVSTTKLPNCKVLPHVNERLKLRPTTNGVILSSGGTISGKRQQLPSRITTGATSQMSQQPGLKQRSRTFIYDDSKKPSWKYNQQNSEQSRDLQNSRQSLPSFRRSQTNLEFDVESNQNQVSKSLCRRLGFASTKAKAAEKELKYITTYQRQVENNDQVTSKYYKYNKKRKAPSAPSFTAMSVPISVTAATSSPSTDNKYLTPIITKNSNTKVSKVSAGSDSLLENKTLLGDHPTKTRLFRSNVKISPSELAGKNLHEPQQQTQNQLMDVESDFTSLSIAPTKDTKNQVFNYLRREKSSDAILLREKNTRDDINIITANIKLKSSSSCQLKTEDSKLINGQQKYSASKIPQLNRTFYFGMSLGSIQALSTAPVIETIRQTDDLIDAKNVPMHENSEYIETSTTAVVKATAGNYVSDYKIHASSDVKPIIDNGLLIQVRPTLPRRQLNTPSFSPVAAWRMLVDQQHHYKLQKFKQTCGEKSRKQKNCENKTNNNQVSEKPTLLPSLTGKENGFQCVRGAIKISTESPIKLTSNLNKTTPSSCLNTWTPQQDLGDDEDDYYGEGEVDSTKKQFSESGEPNHIDQQGNSTSCGKVNENTIEVGKLRASEVSRLEEVFEKAISATDMHIFSLSLPRDIYTQAQRKLLQSINTSSTLPKEPSRSADSTAGSLYKPISFSSKCCCLHPGMRIKQCLPLPYENHCSIHSGNGFVISGSEPLSNLSDNWVLHKVKSGEGEALNTCRFSADGRYRKWNTTASVEPISLSYLTTGKHVMYLPSKEPNAITTHNEVTCRTTMRKSEQYQYKQQQRHQKIVRQSLQDEIMNPDNYSLITSHVPVKDASDIEKPQQFTFQSTIRLLEKRRLAERLAKDAKLREAKRKRELEAMKRVEDDFQRKRAIEKASIRYQLQLHFSAEQVKEDGIVTGGGNLSSEAPHGLQFDRNNDTACRAEPVDNVSNTPLLCTDTCSRESTLNYSDCGDESDTEAAELINFQHSETLLQPYLQSIIN from the exons ATGGGTAATGTCGGCAGCACACATCATCTTAACTTAGAGGATGTTAATAGCGAAATACATTCGTATTATAAGCAACAACGTCAGCGTCAGCAGTCTCATAACCCGCgatgtaataattttaattctaacAGCATTGCAATGCATGGGACACGTTCACTGCCGCATGTGATAAATAATGGCAGAGTAGATGCAGTGGAACGTGATATTGCGGAATCAGTGTCAACGACTAAGCTGCCGAACTGTAAAGTACTGCCACACGTGAATGAACGTCTCAAACTCCGCCCAACAACAAATGGGGTTATACTCTCTTCAGGTGGTACGATCAGTGGGAAACGCCAACAGCTCCCCTCAAGAATCACAACGGGAGCCACGTCCCAAATGTCACAGCAACCTGGTTTAAAACAGCGTTCACGGACATTTATATATGACGACTCAAAGAAACCCAGTTGGAAgtacaatcaacaaaattctgaGCAAAGTCGTGACCTTCAGAATAGTCGACAATCATTGCCTTCTTTCAGACGTTCACAGACGAACCTTGAGTTTGATgttgaaagcaatcaaaatcaGGTTAGTAAAAGTCTTTGTAGGAGATTGGGTTTCGCTTCTACCAAGGCCAAGGCAGctgaaaaagaattaaaatatataacaacatATCAAAGACAAGTAGAAAACAATGATCAAGTTACTAGTAAGTACTATAAGTACAATAAGAAAAGGAAAGCTCCTTCTGCACCTTCCTTTACGGCTATGTCGGTTCCCATAAGCGTAACAGCTGCAACAAGTTCGCCAAGTACCGATAATAAATACTTGACTCCGATCATAACCAAGAATTCTAATACAAAAGTAAGTAAAGTATCGGCGGGCTCCGATAGTCTTTTAGAAAACAAAACGTTATTGGGGGATCATCCGACAAAAACTCGACTTTTTCGCTCAAATGTGAAAATATCTCCATCTGAGCTAGCTGGAAAGAATTTACATGAGCCGCAACAGCAAACTCAAAATCAACTCATGGATGTAGAATCAGACTTTACCTCGCTATCAATTGCACCTACAAAAGATACAAAGAACCAAGTTTTCAACTATTTGCGAAGGGAAAAGAGTTCAGACGCTATTTTACTACGAGAAAAGAACACACGAGATGACATAAACATAATAACagcaaacattaaattaaaatcctCCTCATCATGCCAATTGAAGACCGAAGATAGCAAACTTATAAATGGGCAGCAAAAGTATTCCGCCTCCAAAATTCCACAATTGAATCGAACTTTTTATTTCGGCATGTCTTTAGGATCTATACAGGCATTGTCAACGGCGCCAGTAATAGAAACTATTCGCCAAACAGATGATTTAATAGATGCGAAAAATGTACCAATGCATGAAAATTCCGAATATATAGAAACTTCTACTACAGCAGTCGTTAAAGCCACTGCTGGCAACTATGTCAGTGACTATAAGATACATGCATCCAGCGACGTCAAACCTATTATAGATAATGGTCTATTGATTCAAGTTCGTCCAACTTTACCGCGTAGACAACTTAACACCCCAAGCTTTAGCCCCGTGGCCGCATGGCGTATGTTAGTAGATCAACAACATCATTATAAACTACAAAAGTTTAAGCAAACCTGTGgagaaaaaagtagaaaacaaaaaaactgtgAGAATAAAACTAACAATAACCAAGTTTCCGAAAAGCCTACCTTGTTACCTTCCCTTACTGGAAAAGAAAATGGTTTTCAATGCGTTCGTGGAGCTATTAAGATATCAACAGAATCGCCAATAAAATTAACATCTAATTTAAATAAGACAACACCTTCATCGTGTCTTAATACTTGGACACCACAACAAGATTTGGGCGATGATGAGGATGATTACTACGGTGAAGGTGAAGTTGATTCcactaaaaaacaattttccgAAAGTGGAGAACCAAATCATATCGATCAGCAAGGAAACTCCACTAGTTGTGGCAAGGTGAATGAAAATACTATTGAGGTAGGTAAGCTGAGAGCGTCGGAAGTTAGTCGTCTTGAAGAAgtttttgaaaaagcaataagtGCAACGgatatgcatatttttagtcTATCACTTCCGCGTGATATATACACGCAAGCCCAACGTAAGCTTTTACAGTCGATCAACACTTCATCTACTCTACCAAAAGAGCCGTCACGTAGTGCAGATAGTACTGCAGGTTCGCTCTATAAACCGATTTCGTTCAGCTCCAAGTGTTGTTGTTTACAccctggaatgagaattaagcAATGTCTGCCTCTACCGTATGAAAACCATTGTTCGATACATTCCGGAAACGGGTTTGTTATTAGTGGTTCTGAGCCTTTGAGTAACCTTAGTGACAACTGGGTCCTGCATAAAGTGAAAAGTGGCGAGGGTGAAGCTTTAAATACTTGTCGATTTTCAGCTGATGGGCGGTATAGAAAATGGAATACTACGGCTTCTGTGGAGCCCATATCTTTATCATATTTGACAACTGGAAAACATGTAATGTATCTACCTAGCAAAGAACCAAATGCCATAACCACACATAATGAAGTGACATGTAGAACCACTATGCGGAAAAGTGAACAGTACCAGTACAAACAACAGCAACGTCACCAAAAAATAGTACGCCAAAGTTTGCAAGATGAAATAATG aaCCCGGATAATTATTCTTTAATAACTTCACATGTACCTGTAAAAGATGCGTCTGATATCGAAAAGCCACAACAATTTACGTTTCAAAGTACTATACGTTTGCTAGAAAAAAGACGTTTGGCTGAACGACTTGCAAAAGATGCTAAACTGAGGGAAGCGAAGCGGAAAAGGGAATTGGAAGCGATGAAGCG TGTTGAAGATGATTTTCAGCGCAAACGCGCCATTGAAAAGGCTAGTATTCGATACCAGTTACAGTTACATTT